A region of the Paracoccus pantotrophus genome:
TTTCCACGAAGCCATTCTGCATGGGTTTGCCCGGCGCGATGTAATGCCACTCGATCCCGTGCTCGGCGCACCACTTCAGAATGGCATTCGAGGTCAGCTCTGTTCCGTTGTCGGATACGATCATACCGGGTCGACCACGCCGTTCGATCAGCGCGGTCGAGGATGTCGCACGCTGCACGGTAGAGAGGTTGATGCGCAGCCTGGGGATCAGGGGTGGCCAGCACGCCCTGTTCGCGCCAGCCGTCGCGCTTCACCTCATCAGGCGACCGGCGCTGGCCGCCATAGCCTTTGGGATGGAACCTCATGCCGCACCTCCACGGGCGTCGAGGGCCCAGAGCAGGATGGCGATCGCATCGGCCTCGTTGTCGTCTTCTGGGCTGAAGCCCTTCGCGCGGGCCGCATCGATCATGGCCTGCTTGGGCGCATTGCCCTTGCCGGTGGCGTGGCGCTTGATCGTGCCCACCGGCACGCCCTCGTAGGGAATGCCCCGCAGCTCGCCCCAGCTGGTGAGCGAGGCCATCAGCCCGCCATAGACATGGGCCGCATCGGTTCCGGCGTGGCGGCGGACCTCCTCGAACCAGATCGCGGCGATCGGACCGGACAGGCGATCCAGTTCGGTCAGCCAGTTGGTGAAGCGCAGATAGCGCATGCCACCGCCGTCATAGCGCCCGGGCCGGAAACTGGCGGTGCCGCTGGTGATCAGCCCCTCGTGGCTGCGCAAGGCCCAGCCGGTCGTGGTACCGAGATCGAGCGCCAGGATGCAGCGCGGGTGTTCGTTGGATTGGGTCATGAGAGACCTCCTCTTCGCGTTTGCGAGCGAGGCGAGCGGGCTGGCCGGTGAAGGCTGCGGTCTCGCCAGGCCCCGAAGGGTGGTCTGGTCAGTTCATGGGCTGGGCAGCTGGGCCGCCCGGCAAATCTTTCAGAACCTTCAGAGGGACGTCT
Encoded here:
- a CDS encoding crossover junction endodeoxyribonuclease RuvC encodes the protein MTQSNEHPRCILALDLGTTTGWALRSHEGLITSGTASFRPGRYDGGGMRYLRFTNWLTELDRLSGPIAAIWFEEVRRHAGTDAAHVYGGLMASLTSWGELRGIPYEGVPVGTIKRHATGKGNAPKQAMIDAARAKGFSPEDDNEADAIAILLWALDARGGAA